Part of the Elusimicrobiota bacterium genome, TGCCAGTAACCGCAGGGGATGACGACTGTAAAAATTTATTATAGCAACGAACACGGCCGGCCCCCGTGGATTCATACGGAAACCGGCCGTATTGCAATTGTAGGGGTCGCCGGCTGGCGACCCGACCATCAGTTATTTCGCGGTTTTGATCGTGATTGTCTTAATGACCACCGGTGTGGCCGGACGGTCACTCGTATCCCGCTGGACCTGACTGATGGTGTTGGCCACGTCCTGGCCTTGAATAACCTGGCCGAAGATCGTGTGATGGCCTGTCAGCCAGGGGGTTGGCGCCACCGTGATAAAGAACTGGCTGCCGTTGGTGTTGGGGCCGGCGTTGGCCATGGCCAGCTTGCCCGGTTTGTCGAAGCCGATCCCGGCGACGATTTCATCCTGGAATTTGTATCCCGGATCTCCGGTCCCGTTCCCCAGCGGATCTCCGCCCTGGATCATGAAATTCGGAATCACCCGGTGGAAGATCAGGCCGTCGTAGAAATTACTCTTCATTTTCCCGCCGGTCTTGGCGTTCATCCAGTCTTTCTTGCCGGTGGCCAGATCAACGAAATTATTGACGGTGACCGGCGTCTTGTCGTCAAAGAGTTCACAGACGATCGTGCCTTTGGATGTTTCGATCGTTGCGATTCGGTGCGTTGCCGCGGTAGCTGCCATGACTCCCCCTATAAGTAAAGCGACTGTTAGTATGGAACGGCGCATCGTGGTTCCTCCCTTTCGATACTTCCTTTGTTAGGCGAACAGATGATAACCCGCTTATGATAGTTGAGAGAGCGATTCTTGTCAAAAAATCGCAAAGAAAGTATATTTTCCATGTGAAAAAATTGAAACGGTTTGTAATAACCACCTTGCTCCTGCCGGGTTGCTATGGTGTGTCTTTAGCCTTATGGTCCCTCCTGCAACCCTTTCAGTCGGTTCCTGAAGGTTCCTTCTATTTTCTGGTCGGGATGGGCAGTTATTTTGCCTTTCAATGGGTCTTTTTCAGGCCCATTCGAACGTATGTCTTTGGCCACGAACTGACGCACGCGCTGGCGGCCTGGATGACCGGGGCGAAAGTGAAACATTTCCGCGTGAGCAAAAACGGCGGTTCGGTGATGGTTTCAAAAACCAATTTCTTTGTGGCGCTTGCTCCCTATATGATTCCGCTCTACGCGCTCCTGCTGGTCGGTTTTTTTGCCGTCGTCGATTATTTCGTTCCTGTAAAGCCTTACTGGCGGTTTTGCCTGTGGATCCTGGGAGCATCTATCGGATTTCATATGGCGTTGACCGTTTATGCTTTAAAGGAAGGCCAGCCCGATTTAAAAACCGCCGGCAAGTATTTATCCGTCCTGATTATCTATCTGGGGAATGTAGTGTCGATCGCTTTTTTGCTCGGCGTGCTTTTCCCTCACACGGTTTCCTGGAACCGGTTCATGCGCGTGAGCGGCCGGCAGACGGTGGCGGCGCTGCGACACGTAGGCCGGGGGAGCGTCATCGCCTGGAATGGAGCGGTTCATGGACTTGAGCATCGAGATTAAGCGAAAGCTTTTTCATTATCTGTCACTCGTTTACCTGTTGATCTATGCGGTTTGTCCGCGCGAGTGGACGATTGGACTGCTTTGGGCGGCGCTGGTCTTGTTGTCGGCGACGGAGTTCCTCCGGCTTCGCCGGCCGGAACTGAATGCCTGGTTTTTAAAAAAGTTCGGGGGGCTTCACCGGCCTGCCGAGATCATGGCCCCCTCTGGAATTTTCTGGACACTGATGGGGTGCTGTCTCCTCATGGCTTTATTGATGGATAAGAACATTGTCATGGCTGCGCTCGGTATGCTGGCGTTCGGTGATACCGCCGCGGCTATGTGGGGGAGACGCCGGGGAAAAAGGGCCTGGGTGTTCAAACCCATCTCAGAGGATTCATCCCCTCTGGCCTGGGCGAAATTCTGGCGCATCCCGGCCAATCACAGTAAAACACTCGAAGGAAGCGGCGCATTTGCCGTGATGTCCTTCCTGTGGATCAGCCTTTTCTTGCGCCCGCATGTCGCGTTACTGGGCGCGCTGGCCGGGGCGTGGGTCGAGTCCCGTCAGACGGAGTGGGATGATAACTTCTGGATTCCTGTGGGCGGGGGGCTTTTGCTTGCGGTAATCAGTCTGTTGCTGGCCGGCGGGGCCGGGCAAACCCTGCATCTCTGGCAGAAGATCGGCATCGCGGTCTACCTGGCCGGTGCTTTGAGCGGGCTGTGGTGGTTGTCCCGATCAACGGATGAGGGGACGGTGTGAAGAAACCCATTTTTCAAAACGATCTGGATTGCAGGGGCGGACCACTTGTCCGCCCGTTCATTTCGGGCGCACAGCGGTGTGCCCCTACAGTTCTCATGATCTTTTTGTTGGTCTTGCCTTCTGCATTTGCTTACACCCCTGGGAAGTTCTACTTTACAGGACATACGAAAGAAAAACTCATCGCGCTCACGTTTGATGATGGTCCGGGGCCCTTTACGCCAAAAATTCTCGATCTCTTGAAACAGCACAATGCCCGGGCTACCTTTTTCATGGAGGGAGATCTCGTTCCTTCTCATGCCGCCATCGCCAAACAAGTGGCCGAGGCCGGGCATGAGATCGGCAATCATACGTGGCGTCACCTCGATTTCCACAAAATCAAAGAGCAACCAGCGGAACGTCTGGCACAAGAACTGGCACGGGCTGAAGAGGCGATTCAGCAGGCCACCGGCGTGCAGGCGCGCGTGGTGCGGATGCCGCACGGCTACTATAACAAGACCTGGCTTCTTCCGACGCTGAAAGAACACGGGTACGCGCTGGTCCATTGGACATTTGGCACGGATTGGTTCCTCAAAAAGACGCCCGAACAGATGGCGGACGAGTACCTGAAGAATGCGCACCCGGGAGCCATTTTTCTTTTCCACGACGGCGGGCGTCATCGCGAAAAAACGCTCGCGGCCCTGCAGATCATCCTCTCGGCGCTGGAACAACAGGGGTACCGTTTTGTGGCCGCGGAAGATCTATTGAAAAATGATCAATAGGAACTGTAGGGGCGGACTGCTTGTCCGCCCGTTCATTTCGGGCGCACAGCGGTGCGCCCCTACAATCCTCATGGTTCTTCTGTTGGCATCATCTTCCGCATTGGCCTACACCCCCGGCCGGTTCTATGCCGTCGGGCATACCCAGGAGAAAGTGATCGCGCTCACGTTCGACGATGGTCCGGGACCCATTACGCCGCCGGTTCTGGATTTTCTGAAAAGCCATCGCATCCGGGCGACTTTTTTCATGGAAGGAACGCAGGTTGAGCGATATCCAAAGTTTGTGCGGGATGTGGCAACGGCCGGTCACGAGATCGGTAATCACACCTACTGGCACTTTGATTACCATAAGCTTAAACATGCAACACCCGAACGTCTGATACACGAACTGCGTCAGACTGAGTCGTCGCTTCGCCGGGCGCTGCACAATCCCCGTTTTCGTACACAGGTTGTGCGGATGCCCTACGGTTATTTCAACCGCCGCTGGCTGCTCCCGGCGCTCAAATCCGAGAAGTACGCGCTGGTCCACTGGTCCTACGAAAAGGAAGGGGTTCCGGAGATGACGTCCCAGCAAATGGCCCAGGCATATATCGATCATGCGAAACCCGGGGCCATTTTTCTTTTTCACGATGGCGGTCGTCGTCGTGAAAAAACGTTCGAAACCATGAAAACCGTGATCACAACTCTGGAGACTCAGGGCTACCGGTTTGTCGCGGCCGAAGATCTTTTGAAGGAGTAACCTTGCGTCTTGTGTTCGTCATTCCCCGCGGTCTCAGGCGGGGAATCCATCATTGTTGTGTGCTATCTTTGGATCCCCGGCCAGCCACCGCCGGGGATGACGAGATGGGGGTAGTTTTCTGACAACCGACTTTAAGAGTTGCTTCCTGCTGGTGGTTCTCGTTCTGGTGATGTCCCTGCCGTTTGTCCAACGGGCCTATTTTGTCGACGATTATTATCACGTGACGATGGCCCGGGGGATTCTGGATCATCCCGCGCGGCCGTATGATTTTCTCTCCGAAGATAACGGACACCAGGCCATCGGCTGGGAAAAAGGGCAGGCCCCGCGCATGGTGAATCCGCCTTTATTCCATTATTTTCTGGCCGGGGTCATGGTCCTCTGGGGACAGGAAACCTGGAAGCTGCGAACCGCCAGCCTCGTGTTTCCGATCGTCAGCGTCTTGTGTCTTTACTTTATCGGGAAGCGGGTCACGCGTTGGCCGTTTGTCGCCGCCGTCTTAATGGCCATCACTCCGGCGTTCTGGTTGACGTCCTATGCGCTCCTGCTGGACAGCGCGATGCTCTCGTTCCTGCTCGCTGCGCTGCTCGTGTTCATGATCAGTTGTGAGAAACGAAGCATCGGATGGATGATCATGGGCGGGGTGCTGATGGGGCTTACACTCCTGGCCAAGTACGTCGGCATCTTGATTCTCCCGCTGGTTCTGGCCTGGCAGTGTCTGGATCCGGAGCGGCGGCGCTGGAAGCCGGGTTATCTGGTTCATCCGGTCGCGGGAATCGTTCTTCTTCTCTGGGGGATTTGGGGAATTCTCACCTATGGACAAATGCATTTCTGGGCTGCTGCCCCCCGCGGGGTCAACGGACATCCGGCGGAAGGGTTTCTGGTCCTGGCCATCGCTTTGGCCGCGTTCTGGTTTTACCGGGAACGCTGGTTCGGGGGCCGCGTTCGTGCCGCGCTTCTGCTGGGGGCATTTGGAATTCTGATCCTGACGGCAGGACTGTTACGGTCGGGTTCACTCCAGAATTGGCTGCAAACATTTTATATCGATAAATTTCTCGTGCTGGGCAGTTTTCTGGGAGGAGGTTTTCTTTTTCTTGGATGGGCTCCCTTTTTGTCCGCGGTTGTTTCGAAACGGGCCATCGGAGTCTGGGTGGTTATCGCCTTGGCCCTCTTCGGAGCCGCTCATTCGCGGCTGGGGGGGTTTAGTGCCGGACAGAGCGCCTTGCTGGCCTTTTTCATTGTTTCGACTCTGGCTTTTTTGTGGTTGGTTCGAGTCTGTTTGTCGCCGGCTCAGCCTGCACATCGATTTCTTCTGATCTGGATGTGCCTCGGGCTGGCCGAGCTGGTCCTCGTGATGCCGTGGACCGCGGGCCGGTATCTGCTGCTGGTCCTGCCGGCATTCGGGTGGGGATTTCTTGAAATCGCGGGATCGCTTGGGCGGGGCGTTCCTTGGCGGACCATCGGCCTGACTACCGCGGCGCTGAGCGCGTTCCTGGCGTGCGCGGATTTTGATCAGGCGGAAACCATCGTTCAGGTGGCTCAGGAACTCCGTGACCGGCAAGCGACGCTGATGCATCTCGCGCCAAGGCCTGCGCATCACTGGTATTACCTGGGCGACACCTTTGATGGGGCGCAGCCCTATCTGGGTCCGCAGGGTTGGGAAGACGCTTTTGCGTCTCAGGAAATGCGGCCCGGGGATTTGCTTTTGAAACCCTATTTTCGCCGTTCGTCGTGGTGGACGCTTCAACACCCGGAGCGTTTGCGGCGGATCGCAACATTCCAAATGGAAAGCCGGATCCCGCTGCGCGTGATGGATGTGCCGGCATCCGCCGGGTTTTATGCTTCCTGCTGGGGATCGTTGCCTTTCGCAGTCACACGTGATCCGCTCGAGCGTTTTGAGCTTTACCAGGTCGTTGAAACGCGTGATGTTGTAAAATGACGACCGTTCGGCCCCGTGGTGGAACTGGTAGACGCGCGGGACTCAAAATCCCGTGTCCGCAAGGACGTGTCGGTTCAAGTCCGACCGGGGCCATAAATTTTGTCGGTTCACCCGCCACACGGCCGGCGGGTGAGCGCCTGTTGTGTGGCGCTCAAGTCCGACCGGGGCCACCAAATTTGAAGAGCATCTTGACACCGCAATTCGCAATCCGAAATCCGCAGTCTGTAGCCCGCATTTTCTCATTGCCTCTTCTCCGTTGGTACCGGGCGCATAAGCGGGATCTCCCGTGGCGCCGGAGCCGCGATCCCTACCGCATTCTCCTGTCGGAAGTCATGTTGCAACAGACCCAGGTGCAGACCGTTATTCCTTATTACCATCGCTTCCTCAAGGTCTTCCCGTCTTTCCGGACGCTGGCGAACGCTCCGTCGAGAAAAGTCTTGAAACAATGGGAAGGGCTCGGCTATTACTCCCGGGCACGGAACCTGCAGGCCCTGGCCAAGTTGGTCCAAGCACGCCCGGATCACTCGTTGCCGGCTACTTATAGGGAAATCATTCAGCTTCCCGGAATCGGTCGTTATACCGCGGGAGCTGTTCTCAGTATCGCGTTTGATCAGGATTATCCGGTGGTGGATGGGAATGTCCAGCGTGTTCTGGCAAGGGTCTTCGGGATGAACAAAGATATTACACGTCCTCAGACGCGCGAGTGGTTCTGGAAAGCGGCGGCGGTCCTGCTTCCTCGAGGGAAGTCGGGGGATTATAACCAGGCGATCATGGAACTGGGAGCACTGGTGTGTACGCCGAAAAATCCGAGATGTCCTCAATGCCCGGTACGAAGTATTTGCATCGCGCGGAAAACGGGACGCCAGAACGAGCTCCCGCTCCGCAAAAAGAAAGCGGCTCTGCCGCATGAACACATCGGCGCGGGGATTATCTGGAACAACGGCAGGATCCTGATCAGCCAGCGGCCTTCAAAGGGGCTTCTGGGCGGGCTTTGGGAATTTCCCGGGGGTAAGTGTGAGCGGGGTGAAACGCTTCCTCATTGCGTGAGCCGTGAAATTCGCGAGGAGCTGGGGATCCGGATCACCGTGGGATCCAAGATGGCTGAGGTGAAACACGCCTACAGCCATTTTAAGATTACCCTGCACGCCTATCATTGCCGGTACCGGGGAGGGACACCGAAAGCCCTGGGGGTACAGGCTTGGCGATGGGTGCGACCTCATCAATTACAAAAGTACCCTTTCCCCGCTTCCAACCAACCCATCATTCGAAAATTATTGGGCCAGAGAGAGAAGTGAAGCGGCACTGGGTCCCCGAGGCCGCTCGCTCCTGAGCTATTCTTCCGGAGCCTGTGGGAACCCGGTGCCCCTCGGACTCCAGCGCAGATTGCCGGTCGCCACCTTTCTGGCGACCGTCGCTCCACTCCCGAACCAGGCGAGCCTCCATCACACCCCGTCCATCGCGTCCTATGCCCTCATGGTAGC contains:
- a CDS encoding M50 family metallopeptidase, coding for MKKLKRFVITTLLLPGCYGVSLALWSLLQPFQSVPEGSFYFLVGMGSYFAFQWVFFRPIRTYVFGHELTHALAAWMTGAKVKHFRVSKNGGSVMVSKTNFFVALAPYMIPLYALLLVGFFAVVDYFVPVKPYWRFCLWILGASIGFHMALTVYALKEGQPDLKTAGKYLSVLIIYLGNVVSIAFLLGVLFPHTVSWNRFMRVSGRQTVAALRHVGRGSVIAWNGAVHGLEHRD
- a CDS encoding polysaccharide deacetylase family protein, with amino-acid sequence MIFLLVLPSAFAYTPGKFYFTGHTKEKLIALTFDDGPGPFTPKILDLLKQHNARATFFMEGDLVPSHAAIAKQVAEAGHEIGNHTWRHLDFHKIKEQPAERLAQELARAEEAIQQATGVQARVVRMPHGYYNKTWLLPTLKEHGYALVHWTFGTDWFLKKTPEQMADEYLKNAHPGAIFLFHDGGRHREKTLAALQIILSALEQQGYRFVAAEDLLKNDQ
- a CDS encoding glycosyltransferase family 39 protein; amino-acid sequence: MVLVLVMSLPFVQRAYFVDDYYHVTMARGILDHPARPYDFLSEDNGHQAIGWEKGQAPRMVNPPLFHYFLAGVMVLWGQETWKLRTASLVFPIVSVLCLYFIGKRVTRWPFVAAVLMAITPAFWLTSYALLLDSAMLSFLLAALLVFMISCEKRSIGWMIMGGVLMGLTLLAKYVGILILPLVLAWQCLDPERRRWKPGYLVHPVAGIVLLLWGIWGILTYGQMHFWAAAPRGVNGHPAEGFLVLAIALAAFWFYRERWFGGRVRAALLLGAFGILILTAGLLRSGSLQNWLQTFYIDKFLVLGSFLGGGFLFLGWAPFLSAVVSKRAIGVWVVIALALFGAAHSRLGGFSAGQSALLAFFIVSTLAFLWLVRVCLSPAQPAHRFLLIWMCLGLAELVLVMPWTAGRYLLLVLPAFGWGFLEIAGSLGRGVPWRTIGLTTAALSAFLACADFDQAETIVQVAQELRDRQATLMHLAPRPAHHWYYLGDTFDGAQPYLGPQGWEDAFASQEMRPGDLLLKPYFRRSSWWTLQHPERLRRIATFQMESRIPLRVMDVPASAGFYASCWGSLPFAVTRDPLERFELYQVVETRDVVK
- the mutY gene encoding A/G-specific adenine glycosylase, translating into MPLLRWYRAHKRDLPWRRSRDPYRILLSEVMLQQTQVQTVIPYYHRFLKVFPSFRTLANAPSRKVLKQWEGLGYYSRARNLQALAKLVQARPDHSLPATYREIIQLPGIGRYTAGAVLSIAFDQDYPVVDGNVQRVLARVFGMNKDITRPQTREWFWKAAAVLLPRGKSGDYNQAIMELGALVCTPKNPRCPQCPVRSICIARKTGRQNELPLRKKKAALPHEHIGAGIIWNNGRILISQRPSKGLLGGLWEFPGGKCERGETLPHCVSREIREELGIRITVGSKMAEVKHAYSHFKITLHAYHCRYRGGTPKALGVQAWRWVRPHQLQKYPFPASNQPIIRKLLGQREK
- a CDS encoding polysaccharide deacetylase family protein; translation: MVLLLASSSALAYTPGRFYAVGHTQEKVIALTFDDGPGPITPPVLDFLKSHRIRATFFMEGTQVERYPKFVRDVATAGHEIGNHTYWHFDYHKLKHATPERLIHELRQTESSLRRALHNPRFRTQVVRMPYGYFNRRWLLPALKSEKYALVHWSYEKEGVPEMTSQQMAQAYIDHAKPGAIFLFHDGGRRREKTFETMKTVITTLETQGYRFVAAEDLLKE
- a CDS encoding peptidylprolyl isomerase, giving the protein MRRSILTVALLIGGVMAATAATHRIATIETSKGTIVCELFDDKTPVTVNNFVDLATGKKDWMNAKTGGKMKSNFYDGLIFHRVIPNFMIQGGDPLGNGTGDPGYKFQDEIVAGIGFDKPGKLAMANAGPNTNGSQFFITVAPTPWLTGHHTIFGQVIQGQDVANTISQVQRDTSDRPATPVVIKTITIKTAK